The Plasmodium gaboni strain SY75 chromosome Unknown, whole genome shotgun sequence sequence atgttttttatgTAATTCCTTTTTTAATGTTCTAAAATGTTCTAAGAAcgaataaataaattttaatatatcatcaaGTGTAGGTTTACCTTTAATTAAACTAAAAAAATCTTtagtatattttttct is a genomic window containing:
- a CDS encoding exported protein (PHIST), producing the protein TLESEQKKYTKDFFSLIKGKPTLDDILKFIYSFLEHFRTLKKELHKKHKQELLGKIEKPWAGEKFYRS